From the genome of Nicotiana sylvestris chromosome 2, ASM39365v2, whole genome shotgun sequence, one region includes:
- the LOC104231861 gene encoding CASP-like protein ARALYDRAFT_485429, with protein MDNKLQGSIGTSAGLALRLGQAIFSAASLLFMCLNVSYYSYSYPPFCFLVATMSFVTPWNLGLAVIDAFSLLVKRSSHQPGILPYLVGVDWVLSFLSLATACSTASATDYLIASGGSPYCNGNMCRRYQLSAAMAFLSWILSLASSLFNLWLLLPTVYLLHL; from the exons ATGGATAATAAACTGCAGGGGTCTATAGGGACGAGTGCTGGTTTAGCTTTGAGGCTAGGACAGGCTATTTTCTCTGCCGCTTCGCTCCTTTTCATGTGTTTGAATGTTTCTTACTACAGCTACAGCTACCCTCCCTTCTG CTTTCTGGTGGCAACCATGAGTTTCGTAACACCATGGAACTTGGGTTTGGCAGTGATTGATGCATTTTCGCTGTTGGTTAAACGCTCATCTCATCAGCCTGGGATATTACCATATCTCGTTGGAGTAGATTGG GTTCTTTCGTTTCTGTCACTGGCTACGGCGTGTTCCACAGCTAGTGCCACTGATTACTTAATTGCTTCTGGTGGTAGTCCATATTGCAATGGGAATATGTGCAGACGATATCAACTCTCTGCTGCCATGGCTTTCTTGTCTTGGATTTTGTCATTGGCGTCTTCTCTCTTCAATCTTTGGCTTCTTCTTCCTACCGTATACTTGTTGCATCTCTGA
- the LOC104219514 gene encoding pentatricopeptide repeat-containing protein At1g20230-like: protein MLSKLPSSIRPNLNLQFRRALEPHGDMRRARQLFDEMPKPDIRSWTLLITAYTKRGCPEEALKVYNELRQRKVLPDQLALLSATKTCATLGNLIKAKGIHLDVIKYGYHSDLLLGNALIDMYGKCKYIRGAKEVFDNLSAKDVISWTSMSSCYVNCKLPREALRIFREMGLNRVRPNPVTLSSILPACSDLKSLNLGREIHGYIIRNGIHDNVYVSSALVDMYASCSSIKQAESVFDSTHQFDYVLCNVIMSAYFSNGKCDKALHVFDQLRKRGTKLDPDSWNSVIGGCMQSGRTDKALQILREMQQSGAKPNKITITSVLPTCIDLGSIRRGAEIHGFIIRRLFSEDETVSTALVLMYAKCGDLELSKRVFYMMPKKDTIAWNTMIIGNSMHGKGEEALMLFHQMVSLGMKPNSVTFTGVLSGCSHSQLVDEGLLIFYSMSKEHGIEPDAEHYSCMVDALSRAGRLEQAYNFIQNMPLKPTTSAWGALLGASRVYKNVELARAAGKQLLEIEPENAGNYVLLSNIYEAAKLREEASEIRKLMRERGIIKLPGCSWIQVKDKVHTFVVGDKNNAQTAEINSFLAEIGEKMRLAGYLPCTDLVGQDLDAEEKEYSLCNHSERLAVAFGILNLDGASSIRVFKNLRICGDCHNAIKYLAKIVGVQIIVRDPLRFHHFKDGLCSCRDFW from the coding sequence ATGCTCTCAAAGCTACCCTCAAGCATTCGTCCTAATCTGAACCTCCAGTTCCGGCGTGCTCTTGAACCTCATGGAGACATGCGACGTGCCCGTCAATTGTTCGATGAAATGCCCAAACCAGATATACGATCGTGGACGCTCTTGATCACCGCATACACGAAGAGGGGTTGTCCAGAAGAAGCATTGAAAGTCTACAACGAATTGCGGCAGAGGAAAGTTCTTCCTGATCAGTTAGCACTGTTATCAGCAACCAAGACTTGTGCTACTTTGGGCAACCTTATAAAGGCAAAAGGGATTCATCTAGATGTAATTAAATATGGATATCACTCCGATTTGCTCCTTGGAAATGCATTGATTGACATGTATGGCAAGTGTAAATACATTCGAGGTGCAAAAGAGGTTTTTGATAATTTAAGTGCTAAAGATGTAATCTCTTGGACGTCGATGAGTTCGTGCTATGTTAACTGTAAACTTCCAAGAGAGGCGCTAAGGATATTCCGTGAAATGGGGTTAAATAGGGTGAGGCCAAATCCTGTTACATTGTCTTCTATACTTCCTGCCTGCTCGGATTTGAAAAGTTTGAATTTGGGCAGAGAGATTCATGGTTATATTATTAGGAATGGGATACACGATAATGTGTATGTTAGCAGTGCTCTTGTGGACATGTATGCTAGTTGTTCAAGTATCAAACAAGCAGAGTCAGTATTTGATAGTACGCATCAGTTTGACTATGTTTTATGCAATGTCATTATGTCAGCATATTTTTCAAATGGGAAATGTGACAAAGCACTTCATGTCTTTGATCAGTTGAGAAAAAGAGGAACTAAACTGGATCCCGATTCCTGGAATTCTGTTATTGGTGGGTGCATGCAAAGTGGAAGAACAGATAAGGCACTTCAAATACTTCgtgaaatgcagcagtcaggtgcaaaaccaaataaaatcacaatcACCAGTGTGTTACCTACTTGTATAGATCTAGGAAGCATAAGAAGAGGTGCAGAGATTCATGGTTTTATCATTCGCCGTTTATTTTCGGAAGATGAGACAGTCTCCACTGCTTTGGTACTCATGTATGCTAAATGTGGTGACCTGGAACTATCCAAAAGAGTCTTCTATATGATGCCAAAAAAAGATACTATTGCTTGGAATACAATGATTATTGGAAATTCAATGCATGGGAAAGGAGAGGAAGCTTTGATGCTTTTTCATCAAATGGTAAGTTTGGGGATGAAACCCAACTCTGTTACTTTTACTGGCGTGCTATCGGGTTGCAGCCATTCACAGCTGGTAGACGAGGGTCTTTTGATCTTTTACTCAATGAGCAAGGAGCATGGAATTGAACCTGATGCAGAACATTATTCGTGCATGGTTGATGCTCTAAGCCGTGCTGGTCGCCTAGAACAGGCATATAATTTTATCCAAAACATGCCCCTGAAACCAACTACTAGTGCTTGGGGAGCATTGCTTGGTGCATCTAGAGTATACAAGAACGTGGAATTGGCACGAGCTGCCGGAAAACAACTGTTGGAGATTGAGCCAGAAAATGCTGGGAACTATGTTTTGTTGTCCAACATCTATGAAGCAGCCAAACTACGAGAGGAGGCCTCAGAAATTAGGAAATTGATGAGAGAAAGAGGAATTATTAAACTTCCTGGTTGTAGTTGGATTCAAGTGAAAGACAAAGTGCATACCTTTGTTGTCGGTGACAAGAATAATGCTCAGACTGCAGAGATTAACAGCTTTTTGGCTGAAATAGGTGAAAAGATGAGGTTAGCCGGGTATTTACCCTGTACAGACCTTGTTGGCCAAGATCTTGATGCAGAGGAGAAGGAATACAGTTTGTGCAATCATAGTGAGAGGCTTGCTGTTGCCTTTGGGATTCTTAATTTGGATGGTGCATCGTCAATTAGGGTGTTCAAAAACTTGAGAATATGTGGAGATTGCCATAATGCCATTAAGTATTTAGCCAAAATTGTTGGAGTGCAGATCATTGTGAGAGATCCTCTAAGGTTTCACCATTTTAAGGATGGGTTATGCTCCTGTAGAGATTTTTGGTGA
- the LOC104219516 gene encoding oxygen-evolving enhancer protein 1, chloroplastic, whose amino-acid sequence MKNSPYPISYLTHSKATKIICPASHTNHFLLPLNHFLKSRNREEKKTDQEKGKIMAASLQAAATLMQPTKVGVAPARNNLQLRSAQSVSKAFGVEPAAARLTCSLQTELKDLAQKCTDAAKVAGFALATSALVVSGANAEGVPKRLTFDEIQSKTYMEVKGTGTANQCPTIEGGVASFAFKPGKYNAKKFCLEPTSFTVKAESVNKNAPPDFQKTKLMTRLTYTLDEIEGPFEVSSDGTVKFEEKDGIDYAAVTVQLPGGERVPFLFTIKQLVASGKPESFSGEFLVPSYRGSSFLDPKGRGGSTGYDNAVALPAGGRGDEEELEKENVKNTASSTGKITLSVTQCKPETGEVIGVFESIQPSDTDLGAKVPKDVKIQGIWYAQLE is encoded by the exons ATGAAAAATAGCCCTTATCCTATCTCTTATCTTACTCACAGCAAAGCCACCAAAATAATTTGTCCAGCCTCTCATACAAACCACTTCTTACTGCCACTCAACCACTTCCTAAAAAGCAGAAACAGAGAGGAGAAGAAGACTGATCAAGAAAAGGGTAAAATTATGGCTGCCTCTCTACAAGCAGCTGCTACTCTAATGCAACCAACAAAGGTTGGTGTTGCCCCAGCTAGAAACAACCTGCAGTTGAGGTCTGCTCAAAGTGTGAGCAAAGCATTTGGTGTTGAACCAGCTGCAGCTAGGCTTACTTGCTCTTTGCAAACTGAACTCAAGGACTTGGCTCAAAAGTGCACTGATGCTGCCAAGGTTGCTGGTTTTGCTCTGGCCACTTCTGCCCTTGTCGTCTCA GGAGCAAATGCTGAAGGAGTTCCAAAACGTCTAACCTTCGACGAAATTCAAAGCAAGACATACATGGAAGTAAAGGGAACTGGAACTGCTAACCAGTGCCCTACCATAGAAGGAGGTGTTGCCAGCTTTGCCTTCAAGCCAGGCAAATACAATGCCAAGAAATTCTGCTTAGAGCCCACATCATTCACGGTCAAGGCAGAGAGTGTGAACAAGAATGCACCCCCAGATTTCCAGAAAACCAAGCTCATGACACGCTTAACCTACACCCTTGATGAGATTGAGGGACCATTCGAAGTGTCTTCTGATGGCACTGTTAAGTTTGAGGAGAAGGATGGAATTGATTATGCTGCTGTTACAGTTCAGCTTCCTGGTGGTGAGCGTGTGCCCTTCCTCTTCACTATCAAACAGCTAGTGGCAAGCGGCAAACCAGAAAGCTTTAGCGGTGAATTCCTTGTGCCATCATACAGAGGTTCATCCTTCCTTGACCCAAAGGGACGGGGTGGATCTACTGGCTATGACAACGCTGTTGCATTGCCTGCTGGAGGGAGAGGAGACGAGGAGGAGCTTGAGAAGGAGAACGTAAAGAATACTGCATCTTCTACAGGAAAGATCACCCTGAGTGTTACCCAGTGCAAGCCAGAGACCGGTGAGGTCATTGGAGTATTTGAGAGCATCCAGCCATCTGATACTGATCTCGGTGCAAAGGTCCCCAAGGATGTGAAAATCCAGGGTATCTGGTATGCCCAACTTGAATGA